GCCGGGGCCTGCAGGAAGCCATGGCCCGAGAACCCGGTGGCGTACAGGAAGTTGTGCGGCGTCCCGGCGCGCCCGATCAGCGCGTTGTGGTCCGGGGTGACCTCGTAGAGTCCGGCCCAGCCGCCGCTGGTCTCCATGTCGGCGAGGGCCGGGGCCCTGCGCCGTGCGGCGGCGCGGAACAGCGTGAGCCAGTCCGGGGTCCAGGTGGTGTCGAAGCCGTCGGCCTGGCCGGGGTCGGCGAGGCCGAACAGCAGGCCGTCGTCGCTGTTGTGGAAGTAGGCCGTCGAGTCGAAGTCGATGGTGAAGGGGATGCGCGGGGCCGGCGGCGCGAGCGGTGCGGTGAAGGCCAGCTGGCGGCGCACCGGGCGCACCGGGAGGTGCACGCCCGCCATTTCGCCGAGCCGCGCGGACCAGGCGCCCGCCGCGCAGATGACCGTGGCGGCGGAGATCCGGCCGTGGTCGGTGTGGACGGCCGTGACCCGGTCCCCGGTGGTGTCGAGGCCCGTGACGGTGGTGTGCGTGGCGAAGGTGACGCCGGCCCGTGCGGCGGCGCGCGCATAGCCCCGGACGGCGAGCCCGGGCCGGGCATGACCGTCGGTCGGGGAGTAGGCGGCGGCCACCAGCCCGTCGGTGCTGAGGTAGGGACACAGCGCTTGTGCCTCGCGCGGGCCGATCATGCGGCTGGGGACGCCGAGGCCGTTCTGGATCCGTACCGAGGTCTCGAAGTCCGCGGCCTGCTGGTCGCTGGTGAGCACGAAGAGATAGCCGACGCCGTCCAGCCGGATGTCGGCGCCGGGACGCTGCCCGAAGTCCTGCCAGGCCCGCAGACTCCTGCTGCCCAGTGCGATGTTGAGCGGGTCGGAGAACTGCGCCCGCACCCCGCCGATCGGCTTGCCCGAACTGCCGCTCCCCAGCTCGCCGCGCTCGATGACGACGATATCGGACACCCCGGCCTCGGCCAGGTGGAACGCGATGCTGGTGCCCATCACACCACCGCCGACGATCACGACGTCGGCAGTCGGCGGAACGGTGCGGGAGATGGATGACGTGGACAAGAGGCCGATCCCTTCCAGAGGCCGCGCCCGTGCCGGGGGGCATCCGTCCGGCGCGTGGCGGGGCTGTCAGTGCATGGCGAGAAGAGCTGATCAGCTAGCTGCCCGTCATCGTGCAGCACGCCAACCGTTGACGTCTACGAACAGTTGGTGCGTCCGATCTATTAGGATCTCTATATGGACTGGACGAGTGCCCAGCTGCGGTCCCTGGTGGAGCTGACCAGG
This portion of the Streptomyces caniferus genome encodes:
- a CDS encoding NAD(P)/FAD-dependent oxidoreductase, giving the protein MSTSSISRTVPPTADVVIVGGGVMGTSIAFHLAEAGVSDIVVIERGELGSGSSGKPIGGVRAQFSDPLNIALGSRSLRAWQDFGQRPGADIRLDGVGYLFVLTSDQQAADFETSVRIQNGLGVPSRMIGPREAQALCPYLSTDGLVAAAYSPTDGHARPGLAVRGYARAAARAGVTFATHTTVTGLDTTGDRVTAVHTDHGRISAATVICAAGAWSARLGEMAGVHLPVRPVRRQLAFTAPLAPPAPRIPFTIDFDSTAYFHNSDDGLLFGLADPGQADGFDTTWTPDWLTLFRAAARRRAPALADMETSGGWAGLYEVTPDHNALIGRAGTPHNFLYATGFSGHGFLQAPAVGEIVRDLHLERTPFVDVTPFSADRFTTGAETRPEIHVV